A stretch of Xenopus laevis strain J_2021 chromosome 8S, Xenopus_laevis_v10.1, whole genome shotgun sequence DNA encodes these proteins:
- the LOC108700477 gene encoding guanine nucleotide-binding protein G(I)/G(S)/G(O) subunit gamma-2 has product MASNNTASIAQARKLVEQLKMEANIDRIKVSKAAADLMAYCEAHAKEDPLLSPVPASENPFREKKFFCAIL; this is encoded by the exons ATGGCCAGCAATAACACAGCCAGTATAGCGCAAGCCAGAAAGCTGGTGGAACAGCTAAAAATGGAAGCCAATATTGACAGaataaag GTATCGAAAGCAGCAGCTGACTTGATGGCTTACTGTGAAGCCCACGCCAAGGAAGACCCACTTCTCAGCCCAGTACCTGCATCAGAAAATCCATTTAGAGAGAAGAAGTTTTTCTGTGCCATCCTGTAA